The following nucleotide sequence is from Sander lucioperca isolate FBNREF2018 chromosome 19, SLUC_FBN_1.2, whole genome shotgun sequence.
AATTTACTTGATGCATAGCATTGCTGTCGAAGATGTCACCTTCTGAGACAGCAAGTCATAATTTGACTGAGATGAGCCTCCTCTACAAATAACCCCATGCAAAGTGTAGCTGAGCATACCAAACTTTAATGGCattacactttaaataaaattgtTTTGGTAGGTAAAATTGTTTTAGGACGTTTTGGTAGGAGTTTTTAAAACAACACTACAACCCCATGTTTTCTCTTTCAGCCCCCCATCCCTGATCCCAACAACATGCGTGATTTTGTAAGCTATCCAACAGCTGGAAACGAGCGTCTGCACTGTACCATGAAGCGTACAGAGGATAACCCTGAGGTGGGGGGGCCCTGCTACACTCTGTACCTGGAATACCTAGGAGGTCTGGTGCCTATCCTCAAAGGCCGACGGATAAGTAAACTGCGTCCAGAGTTTGTCATTATGGACCCCAAGACAGATGGGAAAACAGGTGAAACGGAACTTCCTTTATATTGGCAACCTAACAAAACAATTAACATGTTTCCTGATTTATAGTGTATGATCGAAACAGTAAGACCTGAAACATTTAAGTCAGgtgtttaacataaaaacatttttatatacagtaggcATAAGTATAAGAAGAGTATGCGCGAATGATGGACAGTACATCCAGtgtaagatttttttctttccatttaAATAGTTCACTTCAGTTCACAacagtaaagtgtgtgtgtatgtatgtatatatatatatatataatttgttaCTTCCATGTCCTTGTTCAGTAAGCTGTTACTGCCTGTGAAACTGACCTGGATTCTAATGGCTGTTCATGAACcatatttccttttgtttttgatAATACCAATTataagtgtgtttttttgtaatcagtagttttggttttttgaaaaagaagaaaagacatCAAATAGCTTTCAACATAAGgctataaaaaaacagaaacaagatACACAGAATGGACTGTTAAGTGGCACATAATAAGTATGTGTTTTAATCATAACATACATGTTTTACAGTTTGTAGAAATTCAAACAGAATTGCTAAATGTATTCCTCCCAGATATATTTGCCTGCTCCAGTACTTTTCCAGTTATTTGAGTTTCTTGAGTTGGCACTCAGAGTGAGTATGTTTTAGTCACATAGGGCAGACTGGACCCATGTTAATTAAAAGCTGCTTAATGGGGGCTCTGATGGCCCCTGGGTTTCTCATAAATCAACCTACACCCTCCCTACATAGTGATAAATGAAGCCAGCCATGAAATGGTTCCAGCCCATTCACACTTTAATGTCCATCAAATAAATTAGCTTGACCTAAACTGGAGCAGCAGTGGTTCACAGACTCCATATGAATGAGGAAAAATATCTGAAACTACTGAAACAGTGATTTGGACTGAATGGgtctaaatgtttatttaaagaaataatgGAACATTGATTCTGCCAAcatgtttatatataaaaaaaaatatatgaaggTGCCGCCTGCCTCCAGGTTGTTAAAAGTAGATTTCCTGCAATGCCAACTTTATTGTAATAATTGCCAATCGCTCTCCtcttcaaaacattttaagcaagacaGGGGTCCATCTCTTCAAAAATGTGTCCCTCTGGAGCCTCAGGTTGTGAGTTATTTCTTCCATTCTGTAAAGCTCCCACACCCGCTCGTTTCACCACTGAAATGTTGGTACAGTGGACTTAAGCCAATTTACAGTGATACCCTTAATGGCTGCAGCAAGTTGAGATCTACACATTTACAATATATTTACTCAAAATTGACAACATTCTTTCTGTGTCCTATCTTGTTTTCTCTCCGCAGATGAGATATACGGCAACAGTCTGATATCTaccatgattgacagctgtaaCTGCTCAGACTCCAGTGACATTGAGCTGAGTGATGACTGGGTTGGCAAGAAATCTCCAAAGATATCCAGGGGTAGCAAATCCCCCAAACTGCCCAGGTAACCAGACACCTGACCTGTGTGTACTGTAGCATGCCAGAtttaaatataacttttttttttttttttttttttttttaaactttaccatatttcctgttttttataattttaataTGGTTCTTCGACCCTTCAGCAGCCAATGGTTCATGTAAAATGGACAACAGGTTGTTTAGTTCTCTCCACACAATGTTACATAAATCACATCAAAGTGGTTTGGTTTATATTACGTCATTCAGAAGCAACAAGCTATTGTACCAAtttcgatttaaaaaaacaaaaacattttctcacaTGATACCCAGTTATTGAGCGATAGTTAGACAGCAGAGAACCAAAGGATGCATTCAGATGTCTTAGATTGCTGTCACTCCATCTTCCAACAGCATGAAAACATAACAATTAACCTTTCAATACATGTGTATTAATAGTTTTGAGTAATATGTGTGCCAAATACACTTTTATAAGTTGGTTTGTAAATCTTAACCTTCCTTCCTACACTTTACATAAACGTCTAATGAAATGTTctacacttgttttttttcatggttaACTTCATGCctaaacctttttttatttgctaCCTTCTCTGTAGAGACTTAGTTTGTCCCTTTACCAACAGGATCAACATTGATCCCAGAAAATCGCCCAAACTTTCCCGCGCTACACAAGAGATTTCCAGGTCACCACGGTTACCAATACGGAAACCCTCAATTGGGTCACCCAGTCTAACACGGAGGGAATTTCCTCTAGATGACATCACTCAGGTAACAGTCAAATTATTTGAGCTGAATTTGTTATTTTCCTCTGGATTTGTtgtgcttaataataataataataatacaaataataagaataagaataGGAATAATAAGTACATTATACACACTTAGCAATGTTGGTTGGGAAGCCTGTGAGGGATCCATGTCCTTGCTGCTACACTGCTGTCACCTATGGATTGGTCAGGTTGCTTGTGTTTCCAGGGGTGGGGGTAGTGTTTTGTTTGATGATAAGCTCACACATTTCACttttagaaatgtatttattctgtagatttttttctgttctcaTAGAAAATATGATTCTCTTTGTTCCTGCCTTGCAGCAAAATTACCTAGCTCAGGTCACATCCAATATTTGGGGAACGAAGTTCAAGATTGTGGGGCTCGCCACATTCTTGCCAACTAATCTTGGTGCAGGTAACAAATAAACAACTTTGCTAGTAGCATTTagcagtgaatgaatgaatcaatAAAGTAATTTTAATTAGtcacatttctctttttttatttttctcattcttACTCTGTCCCTCTGCCCTCAGTCATCTATAAGACAAGCCTCCTCCATCTGCAGCCCAGGCAGATGACCATCTACTTGCCAGAGGTGCGTAAAATCTCCATGGACTACATCAATCTGCCCGTCTTCAGCCCCAACGTCTTCAGTGAGGATGAAGATGACCTGCCTGTCACAGGTCCTGCTGGTGGCACCGATGACAACCCACCCTGCACTGTCAACATCCCTATCGCCCCCATCCATAGTCCCGCCCAGGCTATGTCCCCCGCCCAAAGCATTGGTCTGGTCCAGTCACTCCTAGCcaatcaaaatgttcagctggATGTCCTAACAAATCCCACAGCAACCACTGCTGGGGCCACTGCTGGTGGGTCAGACCAAAGCCAGGACACCATGCTGACAGCCCAGTACACAGTTCCCACCAGGTACTCCAGTCCTGGTCAGGTCATCTTTGGGGGACTAGAAATGAGTCGCCTAATGGTGGGACCTCCACCTTCTCATCATCCttcacaacagcaacaacaaccaccaaGCCACCATCAACAGCagcaacaccaacaacaacaactgcaacaccaccaccaacaaattcaacagcaacagcaccaacaacaacaaatacaacacCACCAACAGCTTCAGCAGCAACAGCAACTCCAACTCCAACAGCAGCACCAactccaacagcagcagcagcagatgctCCAGCACCAACActtacaacagcagcagcagcttcagcaaCAGCACATTCAGCAGCAGCTTCAACACATGCAgcaacagcatcaacaacagctccagcagcacatacaacaacagcaacaactacaacagcagCATCAACAAATTCAGCAGCAACTGCAGCAACAAATGCATCATCAACAGCAAACACAGCAGCCGCATCCGatgcaacaacagcagcaacaccaTCAACTTCAGCTCCAAATTCAAATCCCTGTTCCCTCTATGTCATCAGGACAGCCTTCAGGTGCAGCTGTGCACCAGCTCCAGCCGGGGGCACTACAGATACAGATCCCTCATTCACCTGCTGATTTAGTGGTTGAGAGAGCAATGGGGGGTGAACACGAGCACCTACTGAAAATCAAAACCACTCGGTCAACCCCACAGCTGGCTGAGGGTGATACAGTGGTGTTTAGTGCCCCTCTAGAGCTCAGCAAGATGAACCCCCCGCCCCCCTACCCTGGCACAGTGGCTGCCGCTgtggctgctgcagctgctgctgcctccGCACAAGCCTCCAATGCGGCATCTGGAACAGGAGGGGGCATCAGTGGGACTCCTCCCCCTAGCGACCTTTGTCTGAAGAAGGGAGAGTTCTCACTTTATCCTTCAGGTCAGCAACAAGCGCAGTACTCCACACCACTGGGATATGAGAGGATAACAACATTTGACAGCAGTGGGAATGTGGAGGAAGTATGTCGTCCTCGAACGCGCCTTGTCTGCAACCAGAATGTCCACACACTCCAGGGACCTGGCAGCTCTGCCACTCTCAGGGTCACCTCCacatcatcctcctcctcagctGACAAGAAGATCCAGTTGCCCTACACCTCTGCCACACTCAACAGACTCACTGCACCTCGCTATTCCATACCCAGCGGAGACCCGCCCCCATACCCTgactcagccaatcagaacagtgCTGTTGGCAGGAACCCTGGACAGAGGCTTGACAGCAGTTTGATCCATGCCACTCTCAGGAGGAACAGCCGAGAGGCCGCTCTCAAAGTTTCCCAGATGCTGGAGCCGCCCAGACCACTGCCTCCTAAGGCTAAAAATAGCGGTGCACTAGCAGCCTCGTTCCAGCAAAGGGTGCCAACAGCCTTATATACCTGCAGTCAGTGTAGCAGTGGATCCAGTGTTGGAAGCACTGCTCCAGGAAGCACTAATGGAATAGCAGGAGGAACTATTATCAGACAGGATTTCCCTGCAGGGAATGGGGCACCACACAGCACAGTTATTGTTCACTCCAACAGCACTACTCCTCTGGCCTCCCAGTCCTCTTACAGCCTGCTGAGCTCTCTTGAAGGATCTGGGACTGCatcagcaggaggaggaagtaACCGAGACAGGGCTGATTATGTTAATTCAGCATTTACTGAGGATGAAACACTGAACCAGTCACTGAGGCATCTGGCGCTAGGAGGAAATGATGCATCAGGGCTGGTTGTCAAACGTCCACCTCCCTATCAGTGGGACCCAGCTGCCACAGAGGAGGTGTGGGTTCCTCAGGAACAGACAGCAACGCTTAATCCCACTGGCCCCCCTGGACCCCATAAACCACCCCCACTTATTCTTAGCCCAGCTCAGCACTTGGATGTATCCAGGCTCCCTTTTGTCCTTTCTCCAAAGTCCCCCACCAGCCCCAGTGCTGCATCATTTcaagctgctgcagcagctgcaggctaccaAATCTCTCTCCAGTACCCTCCAACAACTGCCTATTCTGGAGCCCAGCTTCAGCCCATCCCAGGGTCACCACGCCCCTGCTCCTCCCCAAAGGAGATGGTGGCACCAGTACCCTTCTCACAGCAGGATGCAACCCTTGTCTTACCGCCTGGTTACCCTGCAAACCTAGCCTGCTGCCCTCTCCCACCCATGTATCCAGGAGGAAGTGCTTGTGCCGGGCTCCCCATTCCCCCCATTGCCCTTCACACTCCTTGGGGTACCTATAATTCTTGCCCGCCTATGCCTAGTCCTGCAGTGCCACTACCACCCAAAGCCTCCCACATTGCAGTAGACAAAAatgttctctctcctcctcctcctccaccaccccctccaccaccaccagcagatCTGCAGAGCCATGGAGGATTACAAGAGACCATGGCAGAGTCTGGGGAAAGTTTTCAGGAGGTTCTCTCCTTGACTGAGAGCCCTGTCCCACAGCGGTCTGAGAAGTTCAGCAAGAAGAACCGCAAGCGGGTGGATGGGCGCGCCGAGGAGGCTAACGTACCACCGTTGGCTGAAGTGAGCAAGTCGAAAAAGGAGGGCAGGGCTTTGGGTGACTTTAACTCACTCATCTCCAGTCCGCGGCTTGGAGGAAGGGATAAGAAGAAGCTGAAGGGACAGAAAGAGCAGCAGTTGAAGGCCAAGAAGCTGAGTAAGGCCACTGCCAATAGTGAGTTCCAAGATAGTTCAGAAAGTGAGCCAGAGCTGTTCATCAGTGGGGATGAGCTGCTCAATCAGTGCCAGAGTGGTAAGAAGGGCTGGAAGAGTAAGAGGAACTTAAGAGCTGCCAGTGAACTGGATGAGATCAAGTGTCGAAAAGCCAATGAAAAGGAGGACCGAGGGCTGGGCAGCCAGGGGTTTGTGTATGTCATGGCCAACAAGCAACCACTGTGGAATGAAGCTACGCAGGTCTACCAGCTGGACTTTGGTGGGCGTGTCACACAGGAGTCTGCCAAGAACTTTCAAATTGAATTGGAGGGCAGACAGGTAAGAGAGCTCTTGTTCAAGAAATATCACTCACTGCATGTTATCTGTATACTGAAAAGATCATTACAAGTATGTAAGTGTTTTTACCTTCAGGGATAGATGCTAATAATTTTTAGCATGGGTCACCAAGCCCCTAAATTTGGAGgccaaagtacatttttggtggcccaaatgtaaacCTCTCTAGTTCAGTCTATCTTTTTCGCCCCCCTTCCCCTTCATGCCTCTGCATCATACAAGCTGTTCCTTCCTTTCTTCACTTTTCTcattcttttctgtattttttttgttaacgcTGAAATAACAATCATCTTTAAGGTTATTAAACTTCCACGGAAAGGGGGTAGATTTTTCTTTTAAGTATCTCACACCCAGTGTGGGAAAGATTGAGTgatgagcgagagagagagagaggagtcatgacactcaaaacacacaagcactattttgttttgacaagGTAAAAGgttatatatttaatctgcaACTGtgtattcaaactaaaaattAAAGTAACGTGCCGTTTGCTTTTGGCCAGGCAAAGCAGcctaaatgtcttttttttcataagCGGTCCACTCTCTGCGGTCACATTACTACCTCTCTCACCCAAGTAAGGGAGCGGTACTGTAGCGTGTGGCAAGCTGACATTAGCGTTGATGtaaaaatctatctataaattgcaggaacgtctttctgtctgtctgtctgggtgtTATGCGCATCGAACcattagtccgatggatttcaaacttgacaggtgtcttgctacgggcacgcgtaagtgcagtgccaagtttgacgttgtttggattagaaatgcaaaagatatcgtcggtaaaagaagcacacattggcttttgccgctctagccgctggccactccccctctcacactgctCACTGACAGAGCTCAGCGCAGGACCAGACACAGAGAGGGTCATAGaaagcagcggagctttggcagctaaaatgtgacatacacctcagacccacaaaaatgtgcaaagtagcactactttggactgtctttgattttgaataaacaaatgacaattcccgaatttaaggacgtttcagaatcccacacatgcaaagcacaaccacaGACAACAAGTGGCAACCTGCACATCACACGCAGACTccacatgcagaacgctttacaacagcgggggggtggggggtgttaCAGCCTTTGACTCTGTTCCTGCatttattattatgcattaatatctattaaattgctgtgagctggcagaacataacgtaatcttggagattattccttcacatctcagagttgaaccgggcagacacatcaccctgggtcgggttaattaagtccaCTGCTAACTTAccacactaataacattaccgtcgccaaaataccccgcGAATCATATCCatacttcaccgttaaccgtcaagccactaaacctgtatgggaATTAACACCtgtgctgaaatgttaaatttgttaaCGATCATACGACACGAGacaacgtctctctctctgtctctctctctgtctctctctctctctctctctctctctctctctctctctctctgtctctctctctctctatctctctatctctctgtctctctctctctctctctctctctctctctctctctctctctctctctctctctctctctctctctctctctctctctgcacacacacacacacacatggtccgGTTCTGGTAACACAGATATGTGCTGAtcagctctcataacgggccaggtgggtagcgcactgccatgaggctaatgtctgattactctacattttcattgtgatattttgtgattacattctgaatctgcaacgttctctgtcaggtaaatacagtagtaggtaggctacaatgtcttcctctgatgtagacgtagcctacactgtaagtcagtagtaggctataggcTACAGTGGAGTACGTGGTTTGGgatccttctgtaagtaattttgggatacaatttggttttgaagaattctacaagcggcaataccacaggccaagcaatcgcccgttccaaacaggcacattttcaacgggctctGTATTAGTGCATAGTGATACCCCAGCAGTTGTGGTCTTAAAATAAAACCAGAAGTTCTCTGTCTGAGACCGAGAAAACACTGAGTACAAATGCAGTCGATTGAGCGGACCACTAGGTTCGCGCCTCATGTTGGCTGGGCCCTTGGCGGCAGCCGCAGGTTCGGGTCCGACACCCgttcctttgctgcatgtcgtctcCCCTCtgtcccctttcctgtcttcaagctgTTCTGTCAATAAAGGCTATAAAAGCCCCAAATAATGCGGCCGATTTCGTGATAAGACTGAGTAATACAACACTGACGGGGTCTACCAACATGGCTCCGCATACCAGAAGTACTGGCAGGCGGGATTAAGACGGTAAACCAAGACGGGGTAAGAGAGGAGGGCTAACGTTAGGCTCAAGCTAACTCTTTAGCGGCCATCACTATGCAGCATTTTCCTCGGCAATGTAAAATCTCTGGTGAACCAAACAACATCATGATTTTTCCCAAAACAACATGGTTACAAAACAGCGGCGTTCCCGATAGCGCCATTGAAATTAAAGGGACGCTAGGTCCTCCAGTGTCATTCTTGGTGGCCACAGGGGCCACCTACTGTGGATATTTGGTGGCCACAGGCCAAAGGGCTATGCTTAATGTCAAACACTGACCTTCTacaatctgtattaactttttgtttgtttgttttctttcaggTGATGCAGTTTGGCAGGATTGATGGCAATGCCTACATCCTGGACTTCCAGTATCCCTTCTCTGCTGTGCAGGCCTTTGCAGTGGCTTTAGCCAATGTTACTCAACGCCTCAAATGAGATGTCCCATCCTTTCTTACCCTGAGTTATATCTGGGATTAAAATGCAATCTGTTGAAGGGGCACAGTTGTTTCATTTGAGATTAATAAACTTTGATTTTAGAGAGAAGACTTAAAGTAGCCCTGGTCATAGAGAGAGATACAATCATGCTGCACTACACAATGCTGCCACTAGAATTGGTGCAATAAGCATTGGCTGCATTTGCCAAGGATGCCCTCAGATATGCTCCGTTTGGCAGTCAGTGGCACCTTGTAATGCATGTAGGGCCAAAGAGCTGAGCTTTGGTAATCATCATGCAAATAAATGCTGCTTTAGCTAGAAGAAGCTTATAGACATGATAACCAATCGTTAAACTGAGAGAGGAACTGTCACGGTGCAGTTTTCAAAAGAAGCAGCAGTAATACTTGAAAACCACACTCTGGAGATCACAGTTGTTTTTTCCCAGGGCACACAGGTACTACTGGGCACTGAAATCCATTGCTGTACAAACTTCAGTGAAACAGTTACCACTTTATTATACTGCTTTTGCTTATAGGATTTTATTAAATGACTAAACATGGTGGAGGGTAGGAGGgtcttttgtttttgctctctGCCATTCCTTTTGTTACTTTCTCAACCTATCATGGCTGGAATTGAGGCTTAGATATATGCATCATTTAGGTGAACAACTAAAAGGTCACACTTGTCCCTGTAGTAAAAGGAAGGTCAAGGAGTAAATCCAGATGAGGTGAACTGCAGTCTTTTCCACATAGTTTCCTGGGACTTTGAAGGAAGAAGAAATGTTACTCTGCTACATGGATTAATTTATATGTAAATGTTGTTCTTTATCTATTCAGATATgaattttaacattaatgttatTGTTTGTGATATACAATCTTCATACCCTGTCAACATGGTTTCAACTTTCCTGCTTTAATTGGGAGAAGTGGTGGCTGAATTTGAATATTGCTGTGTAGTCTGGAGTAATTCAGTAGGGAGGGTTATACTGAATAGCTTTGACTGATATATCCTGTTCTTAGTGAATTATCTATGGTGACATGGGCGCAAAAGAAGTCGCCAAGGCCTGGATTGAACAATTTAACCTCTGGCATGAAGTGATTTGTCACCTGCTGTCACTTCTGTGAAGTGAGTGTAGTTGGATGGGGCTGTCCCTGCTCTTTAAGACCACACTAAACATTTAAGCAAGGTACAGgaaatatttttgtatatttcacCTATGCCATTTCATGCTCTTTTCTGAAGTCATGTAAATACATATCAGTCATATGTAAATGTTGTTAAGAAACTTGGGTGGTTTTGACAGATGTCTGTTTACACCTGTCTCCACtgtgttttaaatgtaatttcagGTGTGGAGCGACGCTGTACTGTTTTAAACAACAAAAGTTAACAATTAAGCTGAAATCATTGTCACTGAAACTTTGAAGTCAGAACTCCAATGAATAATGAAGCTATTGAAATCTGTTTATTTAGCAAGCTGACACTGAAATCtgaaaagctgtttttttttttttttttttttgttttttttcaggcaGTAAACCTTGTGTGGGCAGGCGTAAATTAATAATTAAGGTTTTATCTGTTTAAGACAGTAGCCAAAAATCAATACAAAGGGCAGTAATATTAGGTAGGTGTGATTAGGGTCACCTCTAACCTTTGTGCCAAAATATGCATTTGCTAAAATTTGTAGTTGAAAAATATGGGCCTAGAGAGAAGTGTAACTTAATtcttgatgtaaaaaaaaaaaaaaaagctttcacTTTGGACCTGCTCTAGTGGTCCAGTTTTGTTCTCTGAATTGATGAGATTATTAAATTCTTTAGTGTGATCTTTCCATATCGCAACAAGATGGATGTCTGTCAGATGGGGGTTGTTGGGATGGGGATTGAaaaagaatgtcaaaaaaagtct
It contains:
- the tulp4a gene encoding tubby-related protein 4a isoform X1 is translated as MFAAVEHGPVLCSDSNILCLSWKGRVPKSEKEKPVCRKRYYEEGWLATGNGRGVVGVTFTSSHCRRDRPTPQRVNFNLRGHNSEVVLVRWNEPFQKLATCDTDGGIFVWIQYEGRWSVELVNDRGAQVSDFTWSHDGTQALISYRDGFVLVGSVSGQRHWSSEINLESQITCGIWTPDDQQVLFGTADGQVIVMDCHGRMLAHILLHESDGIVSMSWNYPSFLVEDSSESDTDSDDYSPLQVHSQKPLLTVSFTSGDISLMNNYDDLSPTLIHTGLKDVVVLWCSQGDLLAVAGMERTLLSSDPSCPPPTRSALVKFYNVRGEHIYTLDTPAQRPITTLCWGHRDSRLFLACGPVLYVVRVEHRIANLQLLCQQGIATAVKEEKDVAKLTMPSRLCSYVTTAFIPTIKPPIPDPNNMRDFVSYPTAGNERLHCTMKRTEDNPEVGGPCYTLYLEYLGGLVPILKGRRISKLRPEFVIMDPKTDGKTDEIYGNSLISTMIDSCNCSDSSDIELSDDWVGKKSPKISRGSKSPKLPRDLVCPFTNRINIDPRKSPKLSRATQEISRSPRLPIRKPSIGSPSLTRREFPLDDITQQNYLAQVTSNIWGTKFKIVGLATFLPTNLGAVIYKTSLLHLQPRQMTIYLPEVRKISMDYINLPVFSPNVFSEDEDDLPVTGPAGGTDDNPPCTVNIPIAPIHSPAQAMSPAQSIGLVQSLLANQNVQLDVLTNPTATTAGATAGGSDQSQDTMLTAQYTVPTRYSSPGQVIFGGLEMSRLMVGPPPSHHPSQQQQQPPSHHQQQQHQQQQLQHHHQQIQQQQHQQQQIQHHQQLQQQQQLQLQQQHQLQQQQQQMLQHQHLQQQQQLQQQHIQQQLQHMQQQHQQQLQQHIQQQQQLQQQHQQIQQQLQQQMHHQQQTQQPHPMQQQQQHHQLQLQIQIPVPSMSSGQPSGAAVHQLQPGALQIQIPHSPADLVVERAMGGEHEHLLKIKTTRSTPQLAEGDTVVFSAPLELSKMNPPPPYPGTVAAAVAAAAAAASAQASNAASGTGGGISGTPPPSDLCLKKGEFSLYPSGQQQAQYSTPLGYERITTFDSSGNVEEVCRPRTRLVCNQNVHTLQGPGSSATLRVTSTSSSSSADKKIQLPYTSATLNRLTAPRYSIPSGDPPPYPDSANQNSAVGRNPGQRLDSSLIHATLRRNSREAALKVSQMLEPPRPLPPKAKNSGALAASFQQRVPTALYTCSQCSSGSSVGSTAPGSTNGIAGGTIIRQDFPAGNGAPHSTVIVHSNSTTPLASQSSYSLLSSLEGSGTASAGGGSNRDRADYVNSAFTEDETLNQSLRHLALGGNDASGLVVKRPPPYQWDPAATEEVWVPQEQTATLNPTGPPGPHKPPPLILSPAQHLDVSRLPFVLSPKSPTSPSAASFQAAAAAAGYQISLQYPPTTAYSGAQLQPIPGSPRPCSSPKEMVAPVPFSQQDATLVLPPGYPANLACCPLPPMYPGGSACAGLPIPPIALHTPWGTYNSCPPMPSPAVPLPPKASHIAVDKNVLSPPPPPPPPPPPPADLQSHGGLQETMAESGESFQEVLSLTESPVPQRSEKFSKKNRKRVDGRAEEANVPPLAEVSKSKKEGRALGDFNSLISSPRLGGRDKKKLKGQKEQQLKAKKLSKATANSEFQDSSESEPELFISGDELLNQCQSGKKGWKSKRNLRAASELDEIKCRKANEKEDRGLGSQGFVYVMANKQPLWNEATQVYQLDFGGRVTQESAKNFQIELEGRQVMQFGRIDGNAYILDFQYPFSAVQAFAVALANVTQRLK
- the tulp4a gene encoding tubby-related protein 4a isoform X2 — encoded protein: MFAAVEHGPVLCSDSNILCLSWKGRVPKSEKEKPVCRKRYYEEGWLATGNGRGVVGVTFTSSHCRRDRPTPQRVNFNLRGHNSEVVLVRWNEPFQKLATCDTDGGIFVWIQYEGRWSVELVNDRGAQVSDFTWSHDGTQALISYRDGFVLVGSVSGQRHWSSEINLESQITCGIWTPDDQQVLFGTADGQVIVMDCHGRMLAHILLHESDGIVSMSWNYPSFLVEDSSESDTDSDDYSPLQVHSQKPLLTVSFTSGDISLMNNYDDLSPTLIHTGLKDVVVLWCSQGDLLAVAGMERTLLSSDPSCPPPTRSALVKFYNVRGEHIYTLDTPAQRPITTLCWGHRDSRLFLACGPVLYVVRVEHRIANLQLLCQQGIATAVKEEKDVAKLTMPSRLCSYVTTAFIPTIKPPIPDPNNMRDFVSYPTAGNERLHCTMKRTEDNPEVGGPCYTLYLEYLGGLVPILKGRRISKLRPEFVIMDPKTDGKTDEIYGNSLISTMIDSCNCSDSSDIELSDDWVGKKSPKISRGSKSPKLPRINIDPRKSPKLSRATQEISRSPRLPIRKPSIGSPSLTRREFPLDDITQQNYLAQVTSNIWGTKFKIVGLATFLPTNLGAVIYKTSLLHLQPRQMTIYLPEVRKISMDYINLPVFSPNVFSEDEDDLPVTGPAGGTDDNPPCTVNIPIAPIHSPAQAMSPAQSIGLVQSLLANQNVQLDVLTNPTATTAGATAGGSDQSQDTMLTAQYTVPTRYSSPGQVIFGGLEMSRLMVGPPPSHHPSQQQQQPPSHHQQQQHQQQQLQHHHQQIQQQQHQQQQIQHHQQLQQQQQLQLQQQHQLQQQQQQMLQHQHLQQQQQLQQQHIQQQLQHMQQQHQQQLQQHIQQQQQLQQQHQQIQQQLQQQMHHQQQTQQPHPMQQQQQHHQLQLQIQIPVPSMSSGQPSGAAVHQLQPGALQIQIPHSPADLVVERAMGGEHEHLLKIKTTRSTPQLAEGDTVVFSAPLELSKMNPPPPYPGTVAAAVAAAAAAASAQASNAASGTGGGISGTPPPSDLCLKKGEFSLYPSGQQQAQYSTPLGYERITTFDSSGNVEEVCRPRTRLVCNQNVHTLQGPGSSATLRVTSTSSSSSADKKIQLPYTSATLNRLTAPRYSIPSGDPPPYPDSANQNSAVGRNPGQRLDSSLIHATLRRNSREAALKVSQMLEPPRPLPPKAKNSGALAASFQQRVPTALYTCSQCSSGSSVGSTAPGSTNGIAGGTIIRQDFPAGNGAPHSTVIVHSNSTTPLASQSSYSLLSSLEGSGTASAGGGSNRDRADYVNSAFTEDETLNQSLRHLALGGNDASGLVVKRPPPYQWDPAATEEVWVPQEQTATLNPTGPPGPHKPPPLILSPAQHLDVSRLPFVLSPKSPTSPSAASFQAAAAAAGYQISLQYPPTTAYSGAQLQPIPGSPRPCSSPKEMVAPVPFSQQDATLVLPPGYPANLACCPLPPMYPGGSACAGLPIPPIALHTPWGTYNSCPPMPSPAVPLPPKASHIAVDKNVLSPPPPPPPPPPPPADLQSHGGLQETMAESGESFQEVLSLTESPVPQRSEKFSKKNRKRVDGRAEEANVPPLAEVSKSKKEGRALGDFNSLISSPRLGGRDKKKLKGQKEQQLKAKKLSKATANSEFQDSSESEPELFISGDELLNQCQSGKKGWKSKRNLRAASELDEIKCRKANEKEDRGLGSQGFVYVMANKQPLWNEATQVYQLDFGGRVTQESAKNFQIELEGRQVMQFGRIDGNAYILDFQYPFSAVQAFAVALANVTQRLK